In Mastomys coucha isolate ucsf_1 unplaced genomic scaffold, UCSF_Mcou_1 pScaffold9, whole genome shotgun sequence, the genomic window GAGCACTAAAAATATCCCAAGGGGGTAGaagacagaaagtaaagaaatggaTTAGAGGAGTATTTGGGAATGATTGGgaggtgaagaaaaaaaaaattgaattatcATTTAAGTTTAACCTTTGTAAGAGACACAGTTTAAATTTCTGGTCAACATAAGAAATGCTAgacctttattattattactaggaACACTATTAGTACTATATTTGAAGTAGAATTATTGCTTTAATGATGGAACCATTGCTATAATTTTAGCAGAATTAATGGTGGATTTTGGTTCCTTCATATTTAATGATTTTACTTCAGAGACAGACTGGTCTACATTTATACCCCTAATAATATGAGGATAAGTTAAATGCATCATCAACTTTTCTGAAATATTGTGCTACTGTTGGTTTGGGATATTTTCTTTCCAGGAAAGTCAGGTTCAGTGAAGCAAGCAACCCTTAAGTCTTCCAACCTGAAAGAAGAGAAGTGACTTTCATTTCCTCGCAGTGAAATGTAGTTGCATAAATAAGCGCTCTGCTAGGTATTTTAACCAGAAAATCCAGCTTTAGCATATGGAAATGGGAACAGTTTTTGTTATCATTAAACTGAACACACTGctaactttattttaataattcatgCGTTGTTTCATAAACAAAGGCAAACAAGCATTCATCTGAGGGATCACTTTTAggagaagaaataataatttataattttatttattatttctttagcaGAGAGCAGTCTCTTGGCTGAACACacgttgcttttttatttatgaaatggtgCATGCATTATTAAAATAAACCTGTGACTGTTCTTGCTTAATGATATGCAAAATTATTTGAGGTTGGGTacagtgtggttttatttctctaCCTGTTGTACGGTTGGCTGGCTTTCCCACCAACTGTGGATTTATGAGAGCATTTAAGGAGCACGTATTTAATTCTGGGACTGAAAAGTCCCAGcagattggaaaaataaaagcaggattTCTAGTAATGGTTTCACCTCCCAGCAGTCCTTGAGtgaggaggggagagagtgaAGCATTTAGCAAGGAGGAAGAACAGGTCTTTCCCGCTTGGATCCAGGCAGTCACGCAGCTCTCCTTACTTCCCAGTGCTAGTCTCAGGCAGTTCAGTGGAGCTTTGCTTTTGGCTCAAGTTCATGCCTGTGCCCTCCATGGTTCTGTTTCCTCCTGGGCACTTAGAGCCAAATATAATGCCCATGTtctgctctttccttccccttccccttccttccttccttccttccttccttccttccttccttccttccttccttctttccttccttcctctctccctccctccctccctatgtcccttccttcctccttccctcccttccttccttccttctttccttctccctccataATCTGAGCAGCAAACAAGGAAAAATGACCTCAAATATACctaacagttttatttctttgttatccAATAAagcatctattttttaaagaccAATATTTGTTATAATACCAGAAAATGTGTGTCCAGTTCTTTGGATAGATGTTATGAAAATGCtggagaaattttcttttttctttttcttttttatatagctCATAAACCCTTTTGGTTGGCAGGCATTCTGGAGAGTATACAATCAAAGGGCCAGTTGCCCAGCTGGAGTAGTTTATCATAGGGTTACGTGGAATGAAGTTTCAATGGGCCAGTGCATCTGGTGCCATGTGATTGTACACACATTGACAATGGCTGGGTCAGAACGGGAAGGATGGAATACTTGCTTGCCATTCTATGGGGCATTAGCACATGGGTTATGAAGACCAGGGTTCATCTCAAAGCTCTGAGGAAAGATGGCCAGCAAATGACTTATGTGATGGGATGTGTGCTGGGCACAGAGTAGGCAAGTCCACTGCTAAATGACTTTGTAGCTTCTCAAGGCTGAAATTCCACTCTCACAGGGCTGTCCATCTAGACCTATGATGCTGTATTTAAAACTGATTTGCTTAGGGCTGCACTGGTACCTATTGAGACTATACACTTGGGGTCCCAGGGAAGGCCTGAAGACTCCCCCTAGGACTGTCTTTCATTAATCATAGGTTTTCCTAGGGTTCACCCTGGTAAGTAGGGCTTTATGAGGAAAGAATGTGTTCCTAGAACAATATTACTTTCTCAATTTTGCTACAGAAAATTAAGATACTTGAATAATGCTATCTGGGAGAAGAAAATGCACACAATATCAACTCTCCCCTTTTATTTCTGGGATCTCAAACTTTAAAATGTGGCTTTGTGGAGTTCTATTACATCCATTTTCTAATTTGAAAACCCATGGATGAAAACATGAGGTGGTTTTCATTCCACTCGCACATATCTCTAGCTCTGGCAGTGGGCTCATACTGGTATGGAAACAAAGAGTGGCTCTTCTCTAGGAGAAGACTGTGATTGAACCATGATGGGAAATTTTTTGCGGGTTGATTTTGGTTCTTAGGATATTGAACTGTTTAATCATCCATTTTCTCTGAgaatgtcttttcttctttcataggAAGCTGTAGTCATGGCGGCGTGGTGAACATCAGCGCTCCTTCTGTCATTCAGCTCAACTGGCTGGGGTTTAGTTACAAATATGGAGCCTGGGGTCGAGATTACTCTCCTCAGCACCCAGAGAGAACCCTGTACTGGGTGGCACCTTTGAATACAAATGCAAGGACTCTCGAGTATTACAGACTTTATGACTCAATGGATAATTTGTTAATCTATTCACATTTCCGACAGTCTCGAATTCAATATGCCCAAGGGGGTGGTACTGTAGCATTCAACAACAACCTGTATGTGAGTTGGTACAACGTAGGGAACATTGCCAAAATTAACCTAACTACCAATGTAGTCGATGTGAATCGGCCCCTCCCTCAGGCTGCCTACAATAATCGCTTTTCATACGCTAATGTGAATTGGCAAGACATTGACCTTGCTGTGGATGAGCAAGCACTGTGGGCAATTTATGCAACTGAGGCCAGCACTGGTAACATAGTGATTAGTAAACTCAATGATACCACTCTGGAGGTGATGAGCACTTGGGTTACCAAGCAGTACAAGCCATCTGTTTCTAATGCCTTCATGGTATGTGGAGTTCTTTATGCTACTCGCACTTTGAACACCAGAACAGAAGAGATCTTTTACTATTatgacacaaacacagagagggaAGGCAATCTAGCCATCACAATGAGAAAAATTCAGGAAGGAATTCAGAGCATTAATTATCATCCGTTTGACCAAAAACTTTATGTCTACAATGATGGTTATCTTCTGAACTATGATCTTGTCTTCTTACAGAAACCCAGTCAACCTGTCTAAGTGTTAGGGTGAAGGAGGAATGACATGGTTGTTGGCAATTGTCTTCTCCACATATTTAGACATCTGTGGGGAAGTCTAGGAGTGTGTTTCTTTAGGCATGATATTAGTAGAAATAGTTCTATCACAATAGAGACCTAGGCAATTTGTCTCAATTTGATTTCTCTTGGAAACCATCATCCACTTTGGATAGATTTAACAACTGAACTAAGGTCTTTCCAAGAAAAGTTCTCAGAGGATAGGGGTACTATGGTCTAGTGAACTTTCTAGTGAGGTGAAGTCTGAAAATTAAAGAACTAAAAGGGTACTTAGTATGAATTCTGGGAATTCTTTCTCTTGGAAAATTTACATGGTGACCAATCACCCACCACATAGAACCAATGAATTGTCCATTATGGAAAGGGCACAGGGGCTTAATTAGGTAGATCAACATCAGAAGGAGGTGAACATAAGATCAAATATTtagctttattttccttcctggcTCCTGGAACCTGCTTTGTGTATACCAGATAGGTAAATTTGGCACATTAAATGATATCTGTTAGATGTTTAGAGTTTTCTGGAGAATGAATCTATTGTACAATAAGTTGCATTGTACAAATCAGTCCTGGATGGGTTTTCAGATAATAtacttggcttttcttttctctcattcttcaCCTACATAACTCAGTAGAACCCTTTACCTCATAATTCAGGTCCCAAGGCAGCCATAGATTAGAAGCAGGCTTAACAACCAATCACCTTTCTCTACTGCTTATGTGTTTTTCTTAGACattggctagttttttttttaaatgggagatATATAAAATCAATTAGCTTTCTCTTGTCTTATCATGTAATTTTGGATTATGTTATTACAAGCCTGTAAAAAGACAATTGTCAGTGATGTTACTGGTAGCATTTCTAGCTATATAATAAAGATCGTGGACTAACTTGTACCAGTTGTTTCATATAGTTTCTCTCTTTAAGCCTGGGATTTGCAAGAAAGtgaaaatttttatatgtaaaaatttatatataaaaataatacagaaaagcaCCTTGTAGTGTTAGCTTAATCAGGGCCCTGCTTGAGAACATGCTAGGTGCAGATGCTTCAGTGGCTTTGGATGGCTCTGTTCAAATTCTAATCTTTAAATActgtctttctatttcttttaaataaactatTAAAGAGTGAACTGGAACTaaagaatttcattttatgtaccatttttaattttaaaaagacagactaacacCTGACTTAACAGAGTGACCATATCCTACTAAGGGGTATGAACAATGCCTACCTCCTAAACTTGAGGTCAGGAGTGTACATACTAGCAGAAAATATCAACAACTTTTAGAAGAGCCtgaagttggattttttttttttagtgtgtatttCCCTTTGAAACCTATACTTTCTGGAAGCTTTTATCATCTGAGTCCGCACTTTTATTTTCAGGGGTATGACCTCATAAGTTTATTAATTTGCATGACTGACCTGATTATTTTCAATGCAAGACCATATTTGTGTGGCTTATGTTCCATTCAGAACTGAGCTATCAACAATGGGTCTGAAAAACTCTGGATCCTTCTCAAATAACATGTGTTGGATAGAAAACAAAGGGAGCAGGAGGCcaaattaaaaagataaacactTTCACCAAGGAAGATACGTATGGGAGCATACAGCCCAGGTAGAGGACTAGAGAACCTAGGCTAATGTGTTTATTCTCGCCAAGTTCTCATTTAAAATACATGCTAAGCTATTTTAAACAACCGGAAATTACACTGTTTGGTATTTTAAGCAAAATTGCACCCCCCCATCTGTTCAGGGCTCAGCCTAGAGACAGGTATGTCCTTTAAATTGCAACAGGATATGAAGATAAAGACACACATGCTATATGAAACCCAGGTTAAAAAAGAGTGACATTATATTTAATCTAGCTTAAGGCAATTTTCCAGATGAGTGTTTCTATTAAGTACACAGAATGACCTCTGAAAATTCTGGAAAGGAGGCAGGAAGCCAAGAGAACACTAACCATCAGCTTCTCACTCCAACTGCTACAGTGTTTGCCTGAAAATTCCCTTCAGACCCTCCCCGGCCATGGCGTGTCAGCTCGCAGTGGCTGCCTGCAGAAAGATCTCCTCACCGGGAAGGCTGGATGATGGAGGTGTTAGGACTCAAGGGTTTATGCACTGcagttacaaaaagaaaaaaaaattagcccaAGATTAATCAACCATTGTCTGTTTGAAACACGTATCTATATATATAAGCGCAaccttaggatttttttttttttattctagatgTCTTTGTGTGCACAGGAGCCTGCACACGTGTAGATGCGTATGCGCTTGCTTGTGGAGGCTGCAGATCGTTGGGTTTTGTTAATCAGGAGCTGTTCactttattatttgagacagggtctcccactgggACGAGGGGTTGGCATGTtaggctaggctggttggccagtgagccctagaGATCTTTGGGATTTTGATCGTGTGAATCACCACActtagctttttacatgggtgctgggattcaaactgagatcctcatgcttgcatggtaagCACTTATTGATTGAGCTGTCACTTCAGCTTCCCATGTACACACAAACTTAAAGGGTTACTGatgtataatttatatgtgtAAAGTGTCCTGAGTTTTGATGTATATAATTCAGTGAATTTTGACAAATGGATAGTAATGTGATGTCTACCATtattaggaaagaaaacatttctatcATACCTTAAAAAATATGTCTCAAACCCTTTTACAGTcacctcctccttcaccttccaGCCTCCATACCACTAATGGGTGTGTTATACTTGTGtcgtagttttgttttgttccagaaGGTCATCGACATGGAAGAACATAAGTGTATAGCCTTTTGAGTCAGCgttcttcatttcccttttaaGGATAGACAGTGGGTTTAGATTATGCTGGGTCCTTATCAGAGCTCTGGTGGCTTCCTTTATTTCCTATTACTTTCCTTGGGACTGTGTAAGGGGCCTGTAGCTTGGAGCTGCCATGAAGGGGAAGGGTTCAAGCTCTCAACTGTACCTCCAAAGTGTGAAAGTTCAATGGCACCTAGCTATGCAACTCCATACCTTGTGCCTCGAGCATCTCTCATTCAAGTGAGACTTGATGTTAATGCATGACACATGGAGTGACTCTGAGTGCAGGATTCAGAGTCATGCAAAGCTGATTGGACTCTTCTGCTGATTCTAATGGTATGGCTGCAGGCAGGTGCCTTTCACTCCTGAGACTCAATGTCATTTTCTGTATGATAATTCTGTAAGACCACTCAGATAGGAGCCTTTGTGGATGAATTAAATGATGCTAAGCATATAAACCCTGGTATGCGCTCTGCCCTTCACACACAGTTACCTCTGTTTCTTCAGGTTCAGAGTAGTCATTGTGTTGAGAAGGTAAAAGGATAACTGGGCCTGGAAGTTCCATTTCTCTCTATGATCACTGTTGCAAGCAGTTTCTCTTTGAGCAGGAACATTTTGGCCTGAAAGAGTTGCAAGAACATTCTCTCTTTGTCCTTGCATCCAAGATTGGTCTTTAGACTTGATACTTCCTGTGCTTTGATGGACAATGAATAAGGCCAACAAGAAAAGTCGAAATTGAGCTcattgccattttctttttaacttagcTGGAAGCTGACTTCATCATGCTCTGAGGATAAGTTCAAAATACATGTGTCTGTTTTCCACTTGCTTTCTGTACTCAACAGGGATATCTGTCTTCAGAACAGGGATGGTTATCACTTTGCATGTCACTTTTAGTTAAGTATAGCTACGTGTTAGACTTTGTTAAGTTGCTAACCATGGTGGCGTGCTGTGTCTTTTTAAGTTGTGAACTTTGCAGGGGGAAAGCCCTACAAAAGAGAGACTGGGGACAGTGTGTAGCTACCTTCAGGATGACATAGGTAGGATCTGAGTCTGAGCCTTTTCTCATCTCAAACAGATGTCATACCATGAAGCATCATTAGCCTCCTGTGCTCCAGAATATCCCATAGCAACAAAAGGGTGAATTGCaacatatcagaaaataaaacGCAAGCACATTTCTAAGGCATAGTCCCAACCAGTAAAACAGACCAGCTGGCTTGGCTCATGGGTAAGGCATGCTATTTAAGTTGTCAGCTCACTGCCAGGCCCCACACTGGTAGCATGGGATGTACCCGTTTGTCTCTGAAATTTGCATCTGTTCTTGGAGCTTATTCAGGGGAAACCTCCCTTGGAATCAAGGTCCATGGTGGAGAAAGATAATCTTTGGTGCAtcaaaagaggattttttttcatagGGTGTCACCCCAGGATTTCTTAGAGCCAGGAGTTCCACTGTAAGGAGGATTTTCTGGACCTTGACTCCTCTGAGAATTACTAAAGGAAGACTGTGTGATTGAGAAATTTTGGATGCCTTGGATCTCAGTGAATGTGAAGGTGGCAGGAAATATGCCAGAATGATGAATAGGTTAGAGTTCAAGTGCTGCCAAAGGAATTAGATTCCCGTGTCCACTCAAGAAACGTATGGTGACTCTgaatctctttgttttctttcttcctttctttctttcttccttccttccttccttccttcctttcttttcttccttatttttaaaattccaactttaactttcttgaaaataataaacaaacattaGACATATGACTTTGAGATTGCATGTCCACTGTGGTGCATTGTGAAATGCCCAGTGCTTTTGAGCTTATTAATATGCCTATTGCCCCATATAAGGGctacatttatttccttttggatATAAAGTTGGATAGTTAGATTATGCCAGCCAACTGCATTGCTTTTGAAATGTAGGCATTAATTCTCTTGGTGCATTTGTagtattggggattgaacttggggcctTGAGTATGCTAGGCAGCATACTCAATACTCTACAATTGCAATACATCACCAACCTTTAATAATGTTTTTTCATAAGTATTCTTGGTGACTTACTCTAAATTTCACTAAAGTGACTATTATCAGCTAAATTTTACTGTAATGATAGAAACAGCTTCTTTTAATGGGGTTTTGCTGATTCTGTTAACCAAGCCCGATTAATTCAATAGTCCTATGTCTGAATACCTGGCAAGACAGTTTAAGAGAGAAAAAGTTATTTTGTTCACAGTTTGAGATGATATAGTCCAATATGACAGGAAGGGCATGGCGGGGGTGGCTCTGTGGTAGCCTTAGTGTCTGATCACTATTATCTTGCTTCTCACTaggccaagaagcagagagaaatctTTAGAAAATAGGGCCCAGTCATCACCCCTGTCCTACTATTGTTTCTGTTAATTTGATACATACTATGACCAAAAACCAATTTGAGTTTATTTCGGCTTACAGATGATAAGCAGTCATGGAGGGAAACCTAGGCAGACGTGTGagacaggagcttgaggcagaatTCACCAAGAAACATTGCTGACTGGCTCATTCTCACTTTAATGCTCAGCTAGTTTTCTTATATATCCCAGGGCTCACTAACTAGGGATGGTGATGCCCATAGTGGGCAGATCCCTCCTATATCAATAAGCAATCAATAAAGTGCCCCCAGAGATgtgccacaggccaatctgatgtagGAGATATCCCAGTTAATATTCCCTCGGATAACTCTAGACTGTGTCAATTTGAAAGCTGAAGCTAACTAGGAGAACCCCTAAGGCCTGCCCCATAGTGACCCACTTTCTCTGCTATGACCCACTTGCCATAGGTTTCATAACCTTCCAATACCATGCCAGtatctggggaccaagtattcaaacacatgagcctgtaggGAACGttttacattcaaaccataacaaatGGCTTGGCACAGCAGCCTGctttttctccttcagttctGTGGTACCAATTTCACTATTTTATTCtcattaatgtttctttttaacttcttcctCATGACCCAAACCTTTTCTTCTCTACTTCAtgtcccaggtgtgtgtgtgtgtgtgtgtgtgtgtgtgtgtgtgtgtgtgtgtgttttcctggtgCCACCAGGACTTATTTCCTCTCTTCCACGTGATTCTCTTCTAAGCAGTGACTTTAGGGCTCAAGCTTATTCCATGTAGCTTCTAAGGTCATTGTGGTTGTTTACACAAAGCAGCTAGATAGGAAAATGATGTGAAGCATCTTATGTGGAAAGTGGACTCAGCTCTGATCTGAAAGCAATGGACATCATTCCTATCTGTAGGGTCACAGCTAACTGCAAAGCAGGGTAGGAAATATACTGTGTACTGGGTacacagcagaaagaaaaatggctttGGAGTAGCCAGTCAGTTTGCTTTACCACTGAAGGCATTACAAAGAAAGGAGTTAATACAAAGACTTGCTCCAGAAATTTTAGGGAAGGTTAGAGGCAAAGCAACCGCAGACCATCATTTAACATTGGGCTTCAAGGTCATATTGCTCCTACAATCCAGAAGCCAAGAACCTGCATCTGCTACTAGATGGCATCCTTCAACCCCTCCACACTTGTACCAGACAATAGTGCCCAGAGTCCATCTGCTGCAGACAGTCAGCTCTGTGATGCTCACTTAGCTTCCTGTTCGTGAAGAAATCCGTTACCTTCCAAATCTAACAGAAGTGGATTTTGTTGACTGAGTCTAAAGTATCCACAGAAAAATATCTCCAGAGAACACACAGAaatagcttctttctttcttcttaaatagCACCCAAGCTAACAGGCGTCCTGTGGCAGTGTCATACGTACTTAGTTTTGGTTGCTGCACCTTTCCCCTATGTGTTCTTTAAATGATCCTTTTCTTGTGATAAAGAGAAGATGACAGGAGAGGCGGGGAATTGATGTTAATGCCACTACTGCTTATGTTGTTACTGATGCTCCCATTTTGCCTTAGGGGAATGTTTTTCTCAGCACTTGTAATTTATCTTCTGGACATGCCTGACTACAAATGCTTCTCAATTTGTGTTAGGGCTTGTTTCAGATAGGCTTACTGttggttttaaaatatcaagtaaaaaaaatgcattgaataCCTCCAACCTCCCCAACATCATAGCTTGTCTCCCCCTATGTTTGTCTGACTGACTTGGAACTGTATGTGGCTGCTATGCCCGGCACCTCGAGAGTATTGTACTGAATATAGCTAGCCTGGGAAATGATCCAAATTCAAAATGTGAAGTATGATTTCTGTGGAATTTGTATTGCTTTTGCACCATCATGAAGTTGAAACATTTTAACTCAAAgccatctgtgtatgtgtgtataaatatagatttaaatatatattacataaatatatgtttttatatatttaatcgTCACACTCCAGTGATAGCTTTGTCTGATACCAACATAGTGAGGAGAGTCTCTTTCAATAGTGATGACACTGAGTGACCTTTGGAAGGGGAACATTACAGCCCCTCCATTAGACTTCACTAGAGATGAACTTCTCCTTGTAGTGAGTCACTCTTATGTCACCCACCCTTTCTTAGGAGGTGTCCAGATCATACTCTCCTCTGCCTTTGGGTAACAATATTGTCTATATTTAAAATCACCCAGAATCTTCCAGAATTTGGGGTATACCAATCCTTTGTCTCGTTTCTTCCCTTGTCTGGTCAATGGGATCATTGGTTGACAAGCTGCTGCACATGGAAGATTTTCCCAGAATCCTGAGGCATCACATCTGGAGAGCACCCAGGCTTTCAGGAAGCTCTACCTTCACAAAAAGAGTCCAGGGGAGTCATGGGAGCACTGTACCTTTCAGTC contains:
- the Olfm4 gene encoding olfactomedin-4: MSYSLLLVLLFCLGTASRGLTALDFTHSLEVTTTPTSSQATAAWLPSGGTSWAEGGTVSQPLSNFTGSVDSHGICQCSVSLPDTTFPADRVERLEFTAHILSQKFEREFSKVKEYVQLISVYEKKLLNLTVRVEVMEKDSISYTELDFELIKLEVKEMHKLVIQLKENFVGSTDIIDMLEVEIRNMTLLVEKLETLDQNNVLSIRRQILALKTKLKECEDSKSGLVPAMPPPPAPGSCSHGGVVNISAPSVIQLNWLGFSYKYGAWGRDYSPQHPERTLYWVAPLNTNARTLEYYRLYDSMDNLLIYSHFRQSRIQYAQGGGTVAFNNNLYVSWYNVGNIAKINLTTNVVDVNRPLPQAAYNNRFSYANVNWQDIDLAVDEQALWAIYATEASTGNIVISKLNDTTLEVMSTWVTKQYKPSVSNAFMVCGVLYATRTLNTRTEEIFYYYDTNTEREGNLAITMRKIQEGIQSINYHPFDQKLYVYNDGYLLNYDLVFLQKPSQPV